Proteins from a genomic interval of Haemophilus parainfluenzae T3T1:
- a CDS encoding opioid growth factor receptor-related protein has translation MHPVIEFYLEQRKSQHNLSLQDMWAMPKRMVGDAYLYIPWLLPVTESSKWNRSVPVFNEKDRIFFIENEAIQKKFLYSIDFILDYFCLYREDNKIFPKPELSERKVWLRNIGHESKKISRIIRSLNYCGHPELAKSLQQLAIKLGQEKGVIQEETIGIWTNLLK, from the coding sequence ATGCATCCAGTAATTGAATTTTATTTAGAACAAAGAAAAAGCCAACATAATTTATCTTTGCAAGATATGTGGGCAATGCCAAAAAGAATGGTTGGTGATGCTTATTTATATATTCCTTGGCTTTTACCCGTTACTGAAAGTTCCAAATGGAATCGTTCAGTGCCAGTTTTTAATGAGAAAGACCGAATATTTTTTATTGAAAATGAAGCTATTCAAAAGAAATTTTTATATTCTATTGATTTTATTCTGGATTACTTCTGTTTATATCGTGAAGATAATAAAATATTCCCAAAACCTGAATTGAGTGAACGTAAAGTTTGGCTACGTAATATCGGGCATGAAAGTAAGAAGATTTCTCGCATCATTCGTAGTTTAAATTATTGTGGTCATCCTGAGTTGGCTAAAAGTTTACAGCAACTGGCAATAAAATTAGGTCAAGAAAAAGGCGTAATTCAAGAAGAAACCATAGGGATTTGGACAAATCTACTTAAATAA